From a region of the Janthinobacterium sp. 61 genome:
- a CDS encoding GlxA family transcriptional regulator: MSFANLSRIGLDKPLRLLLVHAGDAESITWAGLVQPLRLCARALGPGALQLDVRTPEQVAAQGGNWHIALLVADETEAPLRAELCRAVIERCRSAPFWGGVGAAVLWLADAGVMDGVRIALPWALYADAEAKAERAILTPHLFDIDGPHITCCGGAASIDFSLTLIETVFGADVQALVKEALCVDKVRGKEERQRVALQARFGVLQPKLSEAVTLMEANIEEPLSTDDIASLVGLSRRQLERLFKQYLGSLPSRYYLELRLQRSRQLLLDTHYSIVQVGLMCGFSSGSHFSTAFGTLFGNTPREERQRKLMPPV; this comes from the coding sequence ATGTCCTTCGCTAATCTTTCCCGTATCGGCCTCGACAAGCCGCTGCGCCTGTTGCTGGTCCATGCCGGCGATGCCGAGTCGATCACCTGGGCCGGCCTGGTGCAGCCGCTGCGCCTGTGTGCGCGGGCGCTGGGGCCCGGTGCATTGCAACTGGACGTGCGCACGCCGGAGCAGGTGGCCGCGCAGGGCGGCAACTGGCATATCGCGTTGCTGGTGGCCGATGAAACGGAAGCGCCGCTGCGTGCCGAGTTGTGCCGGGCGGTGATCGAACGCTGCCGTTCGGCACCATTCTGGGGCGGCGTGGGCGCGGCCGTGCTGTGGCTGGCAGACGCGGGCGTCATGGATGGCGTGCGCATCGCCTTGCCTTGGGCCCTGTACGCCGATGCGGAAGCGAAGGCAGAGCGGGCCATCCTGACGCCGCACCTGTTCGACATCGACGGCCCCCACATCACCTGTTGCGGCGGCGCAGCCAGCATCGACTTTTCGCTGACCCTGATCGAGACCGTGTTTGGCGCCGACGTGCAGGCGCTCGTCAAGGAAGCGTTGTGCGTGGACAAGGTGCGCGGCAAGGAAGAGCGCCAGCGCGTGGCTTTGCAGGCGCGTTTCGGCGTGCTGCAGCCGAAGTTGTCCGAAGCCGTCACCTTGATGGAAGCCAATATCGAGGAGCCGCTGTCGACCGACGACATCGCCAGCCTGGTGGGCCTGTCGCGGCGCCAGCTGGAACGGCTGTTCAAGCAATACCTGGGCAGCCTGCCATCGCGCTACTACCTGGAACTGCGCCTGCAGCGCTCCAGGCAACTGTTGCTCGATACGCATTATTCCATCGTGCAAGTCGGTCTGATGTGTGGCTTTTCTTCCGGCTCGCACTTTTCCACGGCGTTTGGCACCCTGTTTGGCAATACCCCCCGCGAAGAGCGGCAGCGCAAGCTGATGCCGCCGGTCTAA
- a CDS encoding MarR family winged helix-turn-helix transcriptional regulator, translating into MGERYLKSIRLLAECMQGFERFSSDFVRQYGLTHAQFDIIATLGNTCGMSYKELGQKTLITKGTLTGVVDRLEQKGLVVRERCTKDKRSYFVRLSYEGEQVFYDVFPKLTKQGQRLFDGYTEDDFMRLETTLSGLKHAIANGHS; encoded by the coding sequence ATGGGTGAACGATATTTAAAAAGTATCCGGCTGCTGGCCGAATGCATGCAAGGCTTCGAGCGGTTTTCTAGCGACTTCGTGCGCCAGTACGGCTTGACGCATGCGCAATTCGACATCATTGCCACGCTCGGCAACACCTGCGGCATGTCCTACAAGGAACTGGGCCAGAAAACCCTGATTACCAAGGGCACCTTGACGGGCGTGGTAGACCGGCTGGAGCAAAAGGGGCTGGTGGTCCGCGAACGTTGCACGAAAGACAAGCGCTCCTACTTCGTGCGCTTGAGCTACGAAGGCGAACAAGTGTTCTATGACGTGTTCCCCAAGCTGACAAAGCAGGGCCAACGCCTGTTTGACGGCTATACCGAAGACGATTTCATGCGCCTGGAAACCACCCTGTCGGGCTTGAAACACGCCATCGCCAACGGCCACAGTTGA